One region of Chryseobacterium muglaense genomic DNA includes:
- a CDS encoding NADH-quinone oxidoreductase subunit NuoE family protein, producing MSETIAFKPESLQQVHKIMARYPEGRQKSALLPVLHLAQKEFGGWLDVPVMDYVAELLSIKPIEVYEVATFYTMFNMKPVGKYVLEVCRTGPCMVRGSEKILDHIRTKLNIKDGQTTEDGMFTLKPAECLGACGYAPMLQLGKFFHENLTIEKVDEILDLCREGQVDLG from the coding sequence AACAATAGCTTTTAAACCGGAAAGTTTACAGCAGGTACACAAAATCATGGCAAGATATCCTGAAGGAAGACAAAAGTCAGCCCTTCTTCCTGTGCTTCACTTAGCACAAAAGGAATTTGGAGGATGGCTGGATGTTCCTGTGATGGATTATGTTGCTGAATTATTAAGTATTAAACCAATCGAAGTATATGAAGTAGCTACTTTCTATACAATGTTTAATATGAAACCGGTGGGTAAATATGTTTTGGAAGTTTGCAGAACCGGACCTTGCATGGTTCGTGGAAGCGAAAAAATTCTTGACCATATCAGAACAAAACTAAATATAAAAGACGGACAAACCACTGAAGACGGAATGTTCACTTTAAAGCCTGCTGAATGTCTTGGAGCTTGCGGATACGCACCAATGTTACAGCTAGGTAAGTTTTTTCACGAAAATTTAACCATAGAAAAAGTTGACGAAATCCTTGATCTTTGCAGAGAAGGACAGGTTGATTTGGGCTAA
- the nuoF gene encoding NADH-quinone oxidoreductase subunit NuoF, with product MSKKLLLKDAHVEGIRYFETYRKQGGYGAAEKAFKMTPEEILEEVKVSGLRGRGGAGFPTGMKWSFLAKPEGVPRHLVVNADESEPGTFKDRYLMEYLPHLLIEGMLISSFVLGSNVSYIYIRGEYSWIPDILEEAIEEAKAAGFLGKNILGTGFDCEIYVQRGGGAYICGEETALLESLEGKRGNPRLKPPFPAVKGLWERPTVVNNVESIAAIVPIIDITGAEYAKIGVGRSTGTKLISACGNINKPGVYEIDMTITVEEFIYSDEYCGGIPNGKKLKACIPGGSSVPIVPANLLLKTVNGEPRYMNYESLADGGFATGTMMGSGGFIVLDEDQCIVEHTMTLARFYHHESCGQCTPCREGTGWMHKILKKIEKGEGKMEDIDLLWDVQRKIEGNTICPLGDAAAWPVAAAIRHFRDEFEWHIKNPELSQTQNYGLAHYADPIPAAASN from the coding sequence ATGAGTAAAAAACTTTTACTTAAAGACGCACACGTAGAAGGCATACGCTACTTCGAAACTTACCGCAAACAAGGAGGTTATGGAGCAGCTGAAAAAGCCTTTAAAATGACACCCGAAGAAATTCTTGAAGAAGTAAAAGTTTCAGGTCTTCGTGGTCGTGGTGGTGCAGGTTTCCCAACAGGAATGAAGTGGAGCTTTTTGGCAAAACCAGAAGGCGTTCCAAGACACTTGGTTGTAAATGCAGATGAATCTGAACCGGGAACGTTCAAAGACAGATATTTAATGGAATACCTTCCTCATCTTTTGATTGAGGGAATGTTGATTTCATCTTTCGTGTTAGGTTCAAATGTTTCTTATATCTATATCCGTGGAGAATATTCTTGGATTCCTGATATTTTAGAAGAAGCAATTGAAGAAGCTAAAGCTGCAGGATTTTTAGGTAAAAACATCTTAGGAACTGGTTTCGATTGCGAAATTTATGTTCAAAGAGGTGGTGGAGCTTATATCTGCGGTGAAGAAACTGCTTTGCTTGAATCTCTTGAAGGAAAAAGAGGAAACCCAAGATTGAAACCACCTTTCCCTGCTGTAAAAGGACTTTGGGAAAGACCAACGGTTGTAAATAATGTTGAATCTATCGCAGCAATTGTTCCGATCATCGATATTACTGGTGCTGAATATGCAAAAATTGGTGTTGGTAGATCAACTGGTACAAAATTAATTTCTGCTTGCGGAAACATCAATAAACCTGGAGTTTACGAAATCGATATGACCATTACAGTTGAAGAATTTATTTATTCTGATGAATATTGTGGTGGAATTCCAAACGGTAAAAAGCTGAAAGCTTGTATTCCTGGAGGAAGTTCAGTTCCGATTGTTCCTGCAAACTTATTATTGAAAACCGTAAACGGCGAACCAAGATATATGAACTATGAATCTCTTGCTGATGGTGGTTTTGCTACCGGAACTATGATGGGTTCAGGAGGATTTATCGTTTTGGATGAAGACCAGTGTATCGTAGAACATACCATGACTTTAGCGAGATTTTATCATCACGAAAGTTGCGGACAGTGTACTCCTTGCCGTGAAGGAACGGGATGGATGCACAAAATCTTAAAGAAAATCGAAAAAGGAGAAGGAAAAATGGAAGATATCGATTTACTTTGGGATGTTCAGAGAAAAATTGAAGGAAACACCATTTGCCCGTTAGGTGATGCAGCAGCTTGGCCAGTAGCAGCAGCAATTCGTCACTTTAGAGACGAATTCGAGTGGCACATCAAAAACCCGGAATTATCTCAGACTCAAAATTATGGTTTGGCTCATTATGCAGACCCTATTCCGGCTGCAGCAAGTAATTAA
- a CDS encoding 2Fe-2S iron-sulfur cluster-binding protein — translation MSEEVKKFKITIDGQTAEVLPGTSILEAARQIGGKSVPPAMCYYSKLETSGGRCRTCLVEVSKGSEADPRPMPKLVASCRTNVMDGMEVKNLSSEKAQEGRKAVTEFLLVNHPLDCPVCDQAGECHLQDLGYEHGNLETRTEFERNTYEADDLGPHIKLNMNRCILCARCVLAANQLTGEREHGILFRGDHAEISTYLNKALDNDFIGNVIDVCPVGALTDRTARFTSRVWFTKPMNGSCKCDKCSGKATVYLKGDEVVRVTARKDQWGEVEEFICDTCRFERKSLSDWNIEGPRHIDRHSVISLNHYEKPKDELRVLDNPMAKEISEKDEK, via the coding sequence ATGAGCGAAGAGGTTAAAAAATTCAAAATAACGATAGACGGACAGACTGCTGAAGTTTTGCCCGGGACTTCTATTTTGGAAGCTGCAAGACAAATCGGTGGAAAATCTGTTCCTCCTGCAATGTGTTACTACAGCAAATTGGAAACCAGCGGTGGAAGATGTAGAACATGTTTGGTAGAAGTTTCTAAAGGTTCAGAAGCAGATCCGCGTCCGATGCCAAAATTGGTAGCAAGTTGCAGAACCAATGTGATGGACGGAATGGAAGTGAAAAATCTTTCTTCTGAAAAAGCTCAGGAAGGTAGAAAAGCTGTTACTGAATTCTTGTTGGTCAACCACCCATTAGATTGCCCGGTTTGTGATCAGGCAGGTGAATGTCACCTTCAGGATTTGGGTTACGAGCACGGAAATCTTGAAACCAGAACAGAATTTGAAAGAAATACATACGAAGCAGACGACTTAGGTCCACATATCAAGTTGAATATGAACCGTTGTATCTTGTGTGCAAGATGCGTTTTGGCGGCCAATCAATTGACAGGTGAGCGTGAGCACGGAATTCTTTTCAGAGGAGATCATGCTGAAATTTCAACCTATTTAAATAAAGCTTTAGATAATGATTTCATCGGAAACGTGATCGACGTTTGTCCGGTTGGAGCATTAACAGACAGAACAGCCCGTTTTACAAGCAGAGTTTGGTTTACAAAGCCAATGAACGGTTCTTGCAAATGTGATAAGTGTTCTGGAAAAGCAACAGTTTACTTGAAAGGTGACGAAGTTGTAAGAGTAACTGCAAGAAAAGACCAGTGGGGAGAAGTTGAAGAATTTATCTGTGATACTTGTCGTTTCGAAAGAAAATCTCTTTCAGACTGGAACATCGAAGGACCAAGACATATCGACAGACATTCAGTTATTTCATTAAACCATTACGAGAAGCCTAAAGACGAATTGAGAGTTTTAGACAATCCAATGGCTAAAGAAATCAGCGAAAAAGACGAAAAATAA
- the nuoH gene encoding NADH-quinone oxidoreductase subunit NuoH, translating into MDLITFKLILVLALFLLSLTIAAYSTWAERKVAAIMQDRIGPNRSGPFGLLQPLADGGKFFFKEDFTPANAEKFLFVLGPALVMFISLITGAVIPWGKTLNLGGVSYDLQVANIDVGVLFIIGMASIGVYGIMIGGWASNNKYSLLGAIRASSQMISYELAMGLALLSIIMMTGSLDLKVITENQTEGKLWGIIPIGSGMNWNIFYQPLAFLIFFVAALAETNRHPFDLPECESELVTGYTTEYSSMKLGLYMFGEYVNMFISNAFMVVLFFGGYNYPGIDWVTENWGENVAGILSIVAFLSKTIIGILIFMWIRWTLPRFRYDQLMHLGWKTLIPLALVNLMITGAVILAFGN; encoded by the coding sequence ATGGATTTAATTACATTTAAATTAATACTTGTACTTGCACTTTTCCTGCTTTCATTAACGATTGCAGCCTATTCAACCTGGGCAGAAAGAAAAGTTGCAGCCATTATGCAGGACAGAATTGGGCCAAACAGATCAGGGCCTTTCGGTTTACTGCAGCCTCTTGCGGATGGTGGTAAATTTTTCTTTAAAGAAGACTTTACTCCTGCCAATGCAGAAAAGTTTCTTTTTGTATTGGGACCTGCATTGGTGATGTTTATTTCATTAATTACCGGAGCGGTGATTCCTTGGGGGAAAACGCTGAACTTAGGTGGAGTTTCTTATGATTTACAAGTTGCTAACATTGATGTTGGTGTACTTTTCATCATCGGAATGGCTTCTATCGGAGTGTACGGCATTATGATCGGAGGCTGGGCTTCCAACAACAAGTATTCATTATTAGGTGCAATCCGTGCTTCTTCGCAGATGATTTCTTACGAATTGGCGATGGGTCTTGCATTACTTTCTATCATTATGATGACAGGAAGTTTAGATTTAAAAGTAATTACTGAAAACCAAACTGAAGGAAAACTTTGGGGAATTATCCCTATCGGTTCTGGAATGAACTGGAATATTTTCTACCAACCATTGGCATTCTTAATTTTCTTTGTGGCAGCTTTGGCAGAAACCAACCGTCACCCTTTCGATTTACCTGAATGTGAATCTGAATTGGTAACTGGTTATACTACCGAATATTCTTCAATGAAATTAGGTTTATACATGTTTGGAGAATATGTGAATATGTTTATTTCTAATGCTTTCATGGTGGTTCTTTTCTTCGGAGGATACAACTATCCGGGGATTGACTGGGTGACTGAAAACTGGGGAGAAAATGTAGCAGGTATTTTGAGTATCGTAGCATTTTTATCTAAAACGATCATCGGAATTTTGATTTTCATGTGGATTAGATGGACACTTCCAAGATTCAGATACGATCAATTGATGCACTTAGGATGGAAAACTTTAATTCCATTGGCATTAGTCAACTTAATGATTACAGGAGCAGTTATACTTGCTTTCGGTAATTAA
- a CDS encoding NuoI/complex I 23 kDa subunit family protein, with translation MKLTNRSKVVSNKEMTFSEKIYLPAIFKGMGITFKHAVRTVVKRAPNVYSYPEVQKPRADIWRGQHVLKRDEEGRERCTACGLCAVACPAEAITMTAAERTREEKDLYREEKYASVYEINMLRCIFCGMCEEACPKSAIYLTDRLVDVETNRGSFIYGKDKLVEKINERIDITERQSEKQKNAVK, from the coding sequence ATGAAACTTACAAACAGATCAAAAGTTGTTTCAAATAAAGAGATGACCTTTTCTGAGAAAATCTACTTACCGGCGATTTTCAAAGGGATGGGGATTACTTTTAAGCATGCTGTGAGAACCGTTGTAAAACGTGCTCCTAATGTTTATTCTTATCCGGAAGTACAAAAGCCTAGAGCTGATATCTGGAGAGGTCAACATGTTTTGAAAAGAGATGAAGAAGGCAGAGAAAGATGTACAGCTTGTGGATTGTGTGCAGTAGCATGCCCTGCAGAAGCAATTACAATGACTGCTGCTGAAAGAACAAGAGAAGAAAAAGACCTTTACAGAGAAGAAAAATATGCATCGGTATACGAAATCAATATGCTAAGATGTATTTTCTGCGGTATGTGTGAGGAAGCTTGTCCGAAATCTGCAATTTATCTTACAGACAGATTGGTAGACGTGGAAACCAACAGAGGATCTTTCATTTACGGTAAAGATAAATTAGTTGAAAAAATAAATGAAAGGATTGATATCACAGAAAGACAATCCGAGAAACAAAAAAATGCGGTAAAATAA
- a CDS encoding NADH-quinone oxidoreductase subunit J family protein: protein MDQFLFFLVAFLAVASAVYFVFAKNPLYAILSLIVTMFSIAGMYILLNAQFLAIIQIIVYAGAIMVLFLYILMMLNLNKQDESKKNNTLKFVGVFTAGLLLIGVLGVFRGVQESHVVVENVDKGVGLTKNLGRLLFNEYVLPFELASILILAGIVGAVLIGKKDL from the coding sequence ATGGATCAGTTTTTATTTTTCTTGGTGGCGTTTTTAGCAGTGGCTAGTGCAGTGTACTTTGTATTTGCAAAAAATCCTTTGTATGCTATTTTGTCATTAATTGTTACAATGTTTTCGATTGCGGGTATGTATATTCTTCTGAATGCACAGTTCCTTGCCATCATCCAGATCATCGTTTACGCAGGTGCTATCATGGTACTTTTCCTTTATATCTTAATGATGCTTAACCTTAATAAGCAAGACGAAAGTAAGAAGAACAATACTTTAAAGTTTGTTGGAGTTTTTACAGCTGGTCTTCTTTTGATTGGTGTTTTAGGAGTTTTCAGAGGAGTACAGGAAAGTCATGTAGTGGTTGAAAACGTAGATAAAGGTGTAGGTCTTACAAAGAACCTGGGAAGACTTTTATTCAATGAATATGTTTTGCCGTTTGAGCTTGCTTCCATCCTGATTTTAGCAGGTATTGTAGGTGCGGTATTAATCGGTAAAAAAGATTTATAA
- the nuoK gene encoding NADH-quinone oxidoreductase subunit NuoK yields MGEVNTFMQSIPLEYFITLCSVLFCLGVLGVLLRKNAIVILGCVELMLNSVNLLLAAFAAYNGNSDGQLLVFFIMVVAAAEVAVGLAIIAMLYRNTRSVDVGIFNKLKG; encoded by the coding sequence ATGGGAGAAGTAAATACATTTATGCAAAGCATCCCTCTGGAATATTTCATCACTCTTTGTTCAGTTTTATTCTGTCTTGGGGTTTTGGGAGTATTGCTCAGAAAAAATGCGATTGTAATTTTAGGTTGTGTAGAGCTTATGCTTAATTCTGTAAACCTTTTATTGGCTGCATTTGCGGCGTACAACGGGAACAGTGACGGACAGCTTTTGGTATTCTTTATCATGGTAGTTGCAGCAGCCGAAGTAGCGGTTGGTTTGGCAATTATTGCGATGTTATATAGAAACACCCGTTCTGTAGATGTAGGTATATTTAATAAATTAAAAGGATAA